A stretch of the Pseudomonadota bacterium genome encodes the following:
- the amrS gene encoding AmmeMemoRadiSam system radical SAM enzyme: MKEADFYEKSQDNTKTTVQCHLCCHKCIIKNNKRGICHVRENRDGKLISLVYGRLVSENIDPIEKKPLFHVLPRSLSYSISTVGCNFRCKHCQNYQISQYPRIYGGEVAGSRTTPSQVVSAAAEHSCKSISYTYVEPTIFFEFAYDTAIIARDAGIKNIFVSNGYTSPEAIKKIAPFLDANNIDLKAFTEKFYREVCGAKLAPVLESIRLSKELGVWVEVTTLVIPGWNDSTEELKGIAKFLVSIDRNIPWHVTRFHPTFEMTDRNMTPADTLRKARNIGLEAGLKYVYTGNIPGEEGESTFCHKCGKKIIERTGFFAETPGLINGRCEFCKEKIAGIWE; encoded by the coding sequence ATGAAGGAAGCTGACTTCTACGAAAAATCGCAAGACAACACCAAAACAACAGTACAGTGCCATCTGTGCTGCCACAAATGTATTATCAAAAATAACAAACGTGGAATATGCCATGTCCGGGAAAACAGGGACGGAAAACTAATAAGTCTGGTATACGGCAGATTGGTTAGTGAAAACATTGACCCTATAGAAAAAAAACCGCTTTTTCACGTATTGCCCCGCTCGTTATCCTATTCTATTTCAACAGTTGGATGTAATTTCAGATGCAAGCATTGCCAGAACTATCAGATATCACAATACCCACGAATCTATGGCGGCGAGGTCGCCGGCAGTAGAACCACCCCGTCTCAAGTTGTCAGCGCTGCGGCAGAACACAGTTGCAAAAGCATCAGTTACACGTATGTCGAGCCGACAATATTTTTCGAGTTCGCCTACGACACCGCAATCATTGCCCGCGACGCAGGCATCAAAAATATCTTTGTCAGCAACGGTTACACCTCGCCGGAAGCCATCAAAAAAATCGCCCCTTTCCTCGATGCCAACAATATCGACCTCAAGGCTTTTACAGAAAAATTTTACCGCGAAGTGTGCGGCGCAAAGCTTGCCCCGGTTCTGGAATCAATCCGGCTCTCGAAAGAACTAGGCGTCTGGGTTGAGGTTACCACTTTGGTCATTCCAGGATGGAATGACTCCACCGAAGAACTCAAAGGTATCGCCAAATTTCTGGTATCAATTGACCGGAACATTCCTTGGCACGTGACACGATTTCACCCCACCTTTGAAATGACCGACAGAAACATGACTCCGGCAGACACACTCAGGAAAGCGCGCAATATAGGCCTTGAGGCCGGTTTGAAATATGTCTATACGGGAAACATCCCGGGCGAAGAGGGGGAAAGCACCTTCTGCCACAAATGCGGCAAAAAAATAATTGAACGAACCGGCTTTTTTGCCGAAACACCCGGCTTAATAAATGGTAGGTGTGAATTCTGCAAAGAAAAAATTGCCGGCATCTGGGAATGA
- the carA gene encoding glutamine-hydrolyzing carbamoyl-phosphate synthase small subunit, whose product MKALIALEDGTIFTGESFTGSGETTGEIVFNTGMSGYQEVLTDPSYKGQIVTMTYPLIGNYGVNPEDIESNKIQVEAFLVKEYNPIPSNFRSTGTLADYLKKENILGVEGIDTRALTRHIRIAGALKGVVSTLDLDSESLVNKAKTSPGLVGRDLVKEVSCAKPYGWAASGPVPGNNFSSAAPGTFKVVTIDYGLKYNQLRLLTERGCSVQVVPATTTAKEILAMNPDGVFLSNGPGDPAGVPMVVDTVREILGKKPIFGICLGHQILGLAFGGKTYKLKFGHRGVNQPVKDLTTGKIEITSQNHGFCVDLNSLNADEVELTHVNLNDNSLEGMRHKKFPAFSVQYHPENAPGPHDAIYLFDRFIEMMKQ is encoded by the coding sequence ATGAAGGCGCTCATTGCACTTGAGGACGGTACTATTTTCACAGGAGAATCTTTCACCGGTTCAGGAGAGACCACCGGTGAAATTGTCTTTAACACCGGAATGTCGGGTTATCAGGAGGTTTTGACGGATCCGTCCTATAAAGGCCAGATCGTTACCATGACTTACCCGCTTATCGGTAATTATGGCGTTAACCCCGAAGATATTGAATCGAACAAAATCCAGGTAGAAGCTTTTCTAGTCAAGGAGTATAACCCGATTCCCAGTAATTTTCGCTCAACCGGGACTCTGGCGGATTACCTCAAGAAAGAAAACATCCTCGGGGTAGAAGGCATCGACACCCGGGCTCTCACTCGCCATATCCGAATTGCCGGGGCATTGAAAGGAGTTGTATCAACCCTTGACCTTGACTCTGAATCCCTTGTTAATAAAGCCAAAACATCCCCCGGCCTCGTGGGCAGGGATCTGGTCAAGGAAGTTTCCTGCGCTAAACCTTACGGGTGGGCTGCATCCGGGCCGGTCCCTGGGAACAATTTCTCCTCTGCTGCTCCCGGAACCTTCAAAGTCGTCACCATTGATTACGGGCTCAAATACAACCAGTTACGGCTTCTCACCGAAAGAGGATGTTCCGTCCAGGTGGTTCCGGCAACAACAACGGCTAAGGAAATCCTGGCGATGAACCCGGACGGCGTATTCCTTTCAAACGGCCCAGGCGACCCTGCAGGAGTACCGATGGTGGTTGATACTGTTCGAGAGATTTTAGGCAAGAAACCGATTTTTGGAATTTGCCTGGGGCATCAGATATTGGGACTCGCTTTCGGCGGTAAAACCTATAAACTGAAATTCGGTCATCGGGGCGTCAATCAACCGGTAAAGGACTTGACCACCGGCAAAATAGAAATCACCTCCCAGAATCACGGTTTCTGCGTTGATCTCAATTCACTGAATGCAGATGAAGTCGAGCTCACCCATGTCAATCTGAATGACAACAGCCTCGAGGGCATGAGACATAAAAAGTTTCCGGCGTTTTCCGTACAATATCATCCGGAAAACGCCCCGGGGCCCCATGACGCTATCTATCTGTTTGATCGTTTCATTGAAATGATGAAACAGTGA
- the carB gene encoding carbamoyl-phosphate synthase large subunit: MPKRTDIKKILIIGSGPIIISQGCEFDYSGTQAVKALKEEGYEVVLINSNPATIMTDPEIADRTYIEPITPEIVAKIIERERPDALLPTLGGQTGLNTAIKLAKMGILEKYNVEMLAADVDVIHKAESRAPFRAAMKKIGLNVPESAIVHNLEEARAAIEQIGFPIIVRPSFTLGGTGGGVAYTTQELEALCTVGLDLSLNTEVMLETSLLGWKEYELEVMRDKNDNVVIICSIENMDAMGVHTGDSITVAPAQTLTDREYQMMRDASIAIMREIGVETGGSNVQFAVNPQNGELMVIEMNPRVSRSSALASKATGFPIAKIAAKLAVGYTLDEIRNDITRETYASFEPSIDYCVVKIPRWTFEKFPETKDELSTAMKSVGETMAIGRTFKEAFQKGLRSLEIGCAGFGADGKHDLSALDRRDLEKGLVRPNSLRVFYIYEGLKKGMTVDEIYKLTFIDPWFLNNLKQIIDAEARIKEKGFAGLDKDCLYKAKQFGFSDLQLAFLTGTSEADIRDLRKKLAVIPVYKLVDTCAAEFEAYTPYFYSTYEVEDESRQTDTRKVMILGGGPNRIGQGIEFDYCCVHAAFALKEIGIESIMVNSNPETVSTDYDTSDKLYFEPLTREDVLNIIDKEKPEGVIVQFGGQTPLNLAVPLAKAGVPILGTSPDSIDRAEDRERFQQFLQKLNLIQPDNGLALNADQAIAVAAKVGYPVVVRPSYVLGGRAMRIVYNEKELRSYMTTALLVSSDHPILIDKFLKDAIEIDVDAISDGETTIVGGIMQHIEEAGIHSGDSACVLPPHTLSDELIQNITAATKAMAMELKVIGLMNVQFAIRENILYVLEVNPRASRTIPFVSKATGVPLAKLATKVMMGMKLKDLGLTREVHVDHYAVKEAVFPFDRFENVDTLLGPEMKSTGEVMGIDDTIGMAFLKSQLAAGQKIPDGGTVLISVRNNDKAAILPIAKKLIDLDFTIIATSGTAAFLSENNVPCTRVNKISEGRPHILDKLQNKEIHWIVNTSLGTRTTEDSYSIRRAALDYHLPYTTTAAGADFMVEAIATKRKEPVTVKAIQEYFL; encoded by the coding sequence ATGCCTAAACGTACAGACATCAAAAAAATTCTGATCATCGGCTCAGGCCCCATTATTATCAGCCAGGGCTGTGAATTTGATTATTCCGGCACCCAGGCTGTAAAGGCCCTCAAGGAAGAAGGCTATGAAGTCGTACTGATTAATTCCAATCCTGCAACAATCATGACCGACCCGGAAATCGCCGATCGCACCTATATCGAGCCGATCACCCCGGAGATCGTTGCAAAGATTATCGAAAGGGAAAGGCCTGATGCGCTGCTTCCCACCCTTGGAGGTCAGACCGGTCTTAACACCGCTATCAAACTGGCCAAGATGGGCATTCTTGAAAAATACAACGTTGAAATGCTTGCTGCAGATGTTGACGTCATCCACAAGGCTGAAAGCCGCGCCCCTTTCCGGGCCGCAATGAAAAAAATCGGCCTGAACGTGCCGGAAAGCGCTATCGTCCACAACCTTGAAGAGGCCCGGGCGGCAATTGAGCAAATCGGTTTCCCGATCATTGTCCGTCCAAGTTTCACCCTTGGCGGCACCGGCGGCGGCGTGGCATACACCACCCAGGAACTTGAGGCGCTGTGCACTGTTGGCCTCGACCTCAGCCTCAACACCGAGGTCATGCTGGAAACCAGCCTTCTGGGGTGGAAAGAATACGAACTCGAAGTAATGCGGGACAAAAACGACAATGTCGTGATCATCTGCTCCATTGAAAATATGGATGCCATGGGTGTACACACCGGGGACTCGATCACCGTGGCGCCGGCGCAGACCCTCACCGATCGAGAATATCAGATGATGCGCGATGCCTCCATTGCGATCATGCGGGAAATAGGTGTTGAGACCGGCGGCTCCAATGTGCAGTTTGCGGTAAACCCGCAAAACGGCGAACTCATGGTCATTGAAATGAACCCCCGGGTTTCCCGGAGTTCGGCCCTGGCCTCCAAAGCAACAGGTTTCCCAATCGCCAAAATCGCCGCCAAGCTCGCGGTGGGTTACACTCTTGATGAAATCAGAAACGACATTACCCGTGAAACCTATGCCTCCTTCGAGCCTTCAATTGATTATTGCGTCGTAAAAATTCCACGCTGGACATTTGAAAAATTCCCGGAAACCAAGGACGAACTGAGCACGGCGATGAAGTCAGTGGGTGAAACCATGGCCATCGGCAGAACCTTTAAAGAGGCTTTCCAGAAAGGTCTGCGTTCACTTGAAATCGGCTGCGCCGGTTTTGGCGCGGACGGCAAACACGATCTTTCTGCCCTTGACCGCCGCGACCTTGAAAAGGGCTTGGTAAGGCCAAACTCCCTGAGGGTTTTCTACATTTATGAAGGCCTGAAAAAAGGCATGACGGTTGACGAGATTTACAAGCTTACCTTTATTGATCCCTGGTTTCTCAATAATTTGAAACAGATTATCGACGCCGAAGCGCGCATCAAAGAAAAAGGTTTTGCCGGGCTTGACAAAGATTGTCTGTATAAAGCCAAACAGTTTGGATTTTCAGACTTGCAACTTGCCTTTCTCACCGGCACATCTGAAGCGGACATCAGGGATTTAAGAAAAAAACTTGCCGTAATTCCGGTCTATAAACTCGTTGACACCTGTGCTGCGGAATTCGAGGCTTATACTCCTTATTTCTACTCTACTTATGAAGTAGAGGACGAATCGCGCCAGACGGACACCCGTAAAGTCATGATTCTCGGCGGCGGTCCCAACCGGATCGGCCAGGGTATCGAGTTTGATTATTGCTGTGTGCACGCCGCTTTTGCACTGAAAGAAATAGGCATCGAAAGCATCATGGTCAACAGCAATCCTGAAACCGTCAGCACCGACTATGACACTTCCGATAAACTTTATTTCGAACCGCTGACCCGCGAAGATGTGCTCAACATTATTGATAAAGAAAAGCCTGAAGGGGTCATTGTCCAATTCGGCGGCCAGACGCCGCTGAATCTTGCCGTGCCCCTTGCCAAGGCTGGAGTGCCTATCCTTGGCACCTCTCCGGACAGCATTGACCGGGCTGAGGACCGCGAACGGTTCCAGCAGTTCCTGCAGAAACTTAACCTTATCCAGCCGGACAACGGTCTTGCGCTTAATGCGGACCAGGCCATTGCGGTTGCCGCCAAGGTAGGCTATCCGGTTGTTGTGCGGCCTTCATATGTTTTGGGCGGCCGCGCCATGCGCATCGTATATAATGAAAAGGAACTCAGATCTTACATGACAACCGCGCTGCTGGTTTCTTCCGACCATCCGATTCTTATCGATAAATTTCTCAAAGATGCCATCGAAATCGATGTGGACGCAATCTCAGACGGCGAGACAACCATTGTCGGCGGCATCATGCAGCATATCGAAGAGGCTGGGATTCATTCTGGCGACTCCGCATGCGTCCTGCCCCCTCACACCCTTTCAGATGAACTCATTCAAAATATCACAGCTGCCACAAAAGCCATGGCAATGGAGCTCAAAGTAATCGGCCTGATGAATGTCCAGTTTGCAATCAGAGAAAACATCCTCTATGTCCTGGAGGTCAATCCCCGGGCCTCACGGACAATTCCCTTTGTCAGCAAAGCAACCGGCGTGCCCCTTGCAAAACTTGCCACCAAGGTGATGATGGGCATGAAACTCAAGGATCTTGGGCTTACCAGGGAAGTCCATGTAGACCATTATGCAGTCAAGGAAGCGGTTTTCCCTTTTGACAGATTTGAAAATGTCGACACCCTGCTGGGCCCTGAGATGAAATCCACCGGCGAGGTCATGGGCATTGACGATACAATTGGCATGGCCTTTTTAAAATCTCAACTGGCAGCAGGCCAGAAAATCCCCGATGGCGGCACCGTCCTGATCAGTGTAAGAAATAACGACAAGGCCGCAATCCTTCCCATTGCAAAAAAACTGATCGACCTTGATTTCACAATTATTGCAACCTCGGGAACAGCCGCTTTCTTATCTGAGAATAATGTGCCGTGCACCCGGGTGAACAAAATTTCCGAAGGACGCCCGCATATACTGGACAAATTACAAAACAAAGAGATTCACTGGATCGTCAACACCTCCCTTGGAACCAGAACTACTGAGGATTCTTATAGCATCCGGCGGGCTGCTCTGGATTATCATCTGCCATATACAACAACTGCCGCAGGCGCCGACTTCATGGTTGAAGCCATCGCCACCAAGCG